From a region of the Georgenia yuyongxinii genome:
- the upp gene encoding uracil phosphoribosyltransferase: MRLHVADHPLIAHKLTVLRDQRTESPTFRLLVDELVTLLAYEATRDVRVEQVKVTTPVAPTVGTHLAAPRPIVVPILRAGLGMLEGMTRLLPTAEVGFLGMQRDETTYEAITYANRLPEDLSGRQCYVLDPMLATGHTLVAAINYLLEKGARDVTAICLLAAPEGLRTLDTAIGDRGDVTIVTAAVDERLNEAKYIVPGLGDAGDRLYGIVD, translated from the coding sequence ATGCGCCTGCACGTCGCGGACCATCCGCTGATCGCCCACAAGCTCACCGTCCTGCGCGACCAGCGCACCGAGTCACCGACGTTCCGGCTCCTGGTCGACGAGCTCGTCACCCTCCTGGCCTACGAGGCCACCCGGGACGTGCGGGTGGAGCAGGTGAAGGTCACCACGCCCGTCGCCCCGACGGTGGGCACGCACCTGGCCGCACCGCGCCCGATCGTCGTGCCGATCCTGCGGGCGGGCCTGGGCATGCTCGAGGGCATGACACGACTTCTCCCGACCGCGGAGGTCGGCTTCCTGGGCATGCAGCGCGACGAGACCACGTACGAGGCCATCACCTATGCCAACCGGCTCCCGGAGGACCTCTCGGGCCGGCAGTGCTACGTGCTCGACCCGATGCTCGCCACCGGTCACACCCTGGTCGCGGCGATCAACTACCTGCTGGAGAAGGGCGCGCGCGACGTCACCGCCATCTGCCTGCTCGCCGCGCCGGAGGGGCTGCGCACGCTGGACACGGCCATCGGCGACCGCGGGGACGTGACGATCGTGACCGCCGCCGTGGACGAGCGCCTCAACGAGGCCAAGTACATCGTGCCGGGGCTCGGCGACGCCGGGGACCGGCTGTACGGCATCGTCGACTGA
- a CDS encoding CarD family transcriptional regulator, giving the protein MKFVPGQVVIHPHHGPATVAQVTTRTIRDRRVRFLTLNVHDPELSVFVPTERAEEIGVRPVVDIDGARDLFKLLLAPGEEKEKVWSRRIKNSTERLRSGDIRTIAGLIRDLTRWNADKRLSFGEMKLLRDACDPFVSELAIALSTTEDEVAAMVDAAALEGTWPSIPESVLAAAS; this is encoded by the coding sequence ATGAAATTTGTCCCCGGTCAGGTCGTCATCCATCCGCACCACGGCCCAGCAACCGTCGCGCAGGTCACCACCCGCACGATCCGCGACCGTCGCGTGCGGTTCCTCACGCTCAACGTGCATGACCCCGAGCTGTCGGTCTTCGTGCCGACCGAGCGTGCCGAGGAGATCGGCGTGCGTCCGGTCGTCGATATCGACGGCGCCCGCGACCTCTTCAAGCTGCTCCTGGCTCCCGGCGAGGAAAAGGAAAAGGTCTGGTCGCGTCGCATCAAGAACAGCACCGAGCGGCTTCGCTCCGGCGACATCCGCACCATTGCCGGCCTCATCCGTGACCTCACCCGGTGGAACGCGGACAAGCGGCTCTCCTTCGGTGAGATGAAGCTCCTCCGTGACGCCTGCGACCCGTTTGTGAGCGAGCTCGCCATCGCCCTGTCCACGACCGAGGACGAGGTCGCCGCCATGGTCGACGCCGCCGCCCTCGAGGGCACCTGGCCCTCCATCCCGGAGTCCGTGCTCGCCGCGGCAAGCTGA
- a CDS encoding O-succinylhomoserine sulfhydrylase, with product MTNLADLDPACTDLAATAQPACATGGPVAPAGLRAATLAVRGGLHRTAFQETSEPLFLTQGFVYDHAAEAEAAFAEEIDRYTYSRYTNPTVTTFEERLALVEGAEDCYAQATGMSAVFNSVAALVSSGSRIVAARELFGSTLCVFDDVLARWGVRTDYVTGTDLDQWATALATPADVVFLESPSNPMQDVLDLPAIARLAHAAGAVVIVDNVFATPVLQKPLELGADVVVYSATKHIDGQGRVMGGAVLGSKEYVRGPLQALLRATGPTLAPFNAWVLAKGLETMPIRVRAATATALDLAGWLEDQPGVASVRYPFLSSHPQHQLARAQMTGGGTVVTFTLDGVRGPGRSTLDGGSRPGGPVLDDAAARRDTERTFAFLDALRVIDISNNLGDAKSMVTHPATTTHRRIDPVTRHALGIEPTTVRFSVGLEDAEDLREDLDAALRVFRG from the coding sequence GCACCGCACCGCCTTCCAGGAGACCTCCGAGCCGCTCTTCCTCACCCAGGGCTTCGTCTACGACCACGCCGCCGAGGCCGAGGCTGCCTTCGCCGAGGAGATCGACCGGTACACCTACTCCCGCTACACCAACCCCACGGTCACCACCTTCGAGGAGCGGCTCGCGCTCGTCGAGGGCGCCGAGGACTGCTACGCCCAGGCGACCGGGATGTCGGCGGTGTTCAACTCCGTCGCCGCCCTCGTGAGCTCCGGCTCCCGCATCGTGGCCGCGCGGGAGCTGTTCGGCTCCACCCTGTGCGTCTTCGACGACGTCCTGGCCCGGTGGGGCGTGCGCACCGACTACGTCACCGGCACGGACCTGGACCAGTGGGCCACGGCGCTCGCCACCCCGGCCGACGTGGTCTTCCTCGAGAGCCCGTCCAACCCGATGCAGGACGTGCTCGACCTGCCTGCCATCGCGCGCCTCGCCCACGCCGCCGGCGCCGTCGTCATCGTCGACAACGTCTTCGCCACCCCCGTGCTGCAGAAGCCGCTCGAGCTGGGCGCCGACGTCGTCGTGTACTCCGCCACGAAGCACATCGACGGCCAGGGCCGGGTGATGGGCGGCGCGGTGCTGGGCAGCAAGGAGTACGTGCGCGGCCCGCTGCAGGCGCTGCTGCGCGCCACCGGCCCCACGCTCGCCCCGTTCAACGCCTGGGTGCTGGCCAAGGGCCTGGAGACCATGCCCATCCGGGTGAGGGCGGCCACCGCCACCGCCCTCGACCTGGCCGGCTGGCTCGAGGACCAGCCCGGCGTCGCGTCGGTGCGCTACCCGTTCCTGTCCAGCCACCCGCAGCACCAGCTGGCGCGGGCGCAGATGACCGGCGGTGGCACGGTCGTGACGTTCACGCTCGACGGCGTACGTGGCCCGGGCAGGTCCACCCTCGACGGCGGAAGTCGCCCGGGCGGGCCGGTGCTCGACGACGCCGCCGCACGCCGGGACACCGAACGCACCTTCGCGTTCCTCGACGCGCTGCGCGTCATCGACATCTCCAACAACCTCGGCGACGCGAAGTCCATGGTCACCCACCCGGCGACGACGACCCACCGGCGGATCGACCCGGTCACCCGGCACGCACTGGGCATCGAGCCGACCACCGTGCGGTTCTCGGTGGGCCTGGAGGACGCCGAGGACCTACGCGAGGACCTCGACGCCGCGCTGCGGGTGTTCCGCGGCTGA
- a CDS encoding nucleoside deaminase — protein sequence MVRALDLARDALTSDDVPVGAVVLGPDGAEIGSGRNRREADGDPTAHAEILALRQAATTLGTWRLEGCTLVVTLEPCTMCAGAIVLARVGRVVLGAWDPKAGATGSVRDVVRDSRLNHRVEVVAGLREVEAAALLREFFAERR from the coding sequence ATGGTCCGCGCCCTCGACCTCGCCCGCGACGCGCTGACCAGCGACGACGTCCCCGTGGGGGCGGTGGTCCTCGGCCCCGACGGCGCCGAGATCGGCAGCGGCCGCAACCGCCGCGAGGCCGACGGCGATCCCACCGCGCACGCCGAGATCCTCGCTCTGCGCCAGGCCGCGACCACGCTGGGCACCTGGCGGCTGGAGGGCTGCACGCTGGTGGTCACCCTCGAGCCGTGCACCATGTGCGCCGGCGCGATCGTCCTCGCTCGGGTCGGCCGGGTGGTGCTCGGGGCGTGGGACCCCAAGGCCGGTGCGACGGGCTCGGTGCGCGACGTCGTCCGCGACTCCCGGCTCAACCATCGTGTCGAGGTGGTCGCCGGGCTGCGCGAGGTGGAGGCAGCGGCGCTGCTGCGGGAGTTCTTCGCCGAGCGGCGGTAG